A part of Desulfomicrobium baculatum DSM 4028 genomic DNA contains:
- a CDS encoding sulfite exporter TauE/SafE family protein, which yields MSKRFRVLVLSALFVLVSVVGPLWAQEAAAPAATQTEVAAQAAAAPEAPKAAATGSKLEKAIAMAPVGTEAGQIDPAKPAGFLGIPGAPQINPIIALLWAVWVGWIFSTVGAFGGVMAGVGHVTVFGLGAYAKGFKSTAPDLNKTVTDSIRASNQFLVGLSALISSINYGKMGRLVLPLGLALGAGSLLGAWGSATLSAGKVSFSAYQGWFGFFVLALGCYLFWETSPAGQAKKVKAKQAAQAFEAAVKAQKTGGGPAPTGVKILGITFSKVQFTFCGVEFSFNPVLPVVGGVVISALAAFLGVGGGFLLVPFLTSITQLPMYLAAGTSALAVLVSMITSILTLMTKGTPVDWVLIGTEMVGVAIGSIVGPHTSKYFSDKLLKRLFIVLAFYVGIDYVLKGFFNIRVIEMLFG from the coding sequence ATGTCAAAACGTTTTCGTGTCCTGGTCTTGTCCGCTCTGTTTGTACTCGTGAGCGTTGTCGGCCCCCTCTGGGCTCAGGAAGCCGCCGCGCCGGCCGCGACGCAGACAGAAGTAGCCGCACAGGCCGCTGCAGCTCCTGAAGCGCCCAAGGCTGCCGCCACCGGTTCCAAGTTGGAGAAGGCTATCGCCATGGCTCCCGTTGGCACTGAAGCCGGCCAGATCGATCCGGCCAAGCCCGCAGGATTTCTCGGCATCCCCGGGGCTCCCCAGATCAATCCCATCATTGCGCTGCTGTGGGCGGTGTGGGTAGGCTGGATTTTCTCCACTGTCGGCGCTTTCGGCGGCGTCATGGCCGGTGTCGGCCATGTGACGGTTTTCGGCCTGGGTGCCTACGCCAAGGGCTTCAAGTCCACCGCGCCCGACCTGAACAAGACCGTGACCGACTCCATCCGCGCTTCCAACCAGTTCCTGGTAGGTCTGTCCGCACTTATTTCTTCCATCAACTATGGGAAGATGGGACGCCTTGTGTTGCCGCTGGGCCTGGCTCTGGGCGCAGGCTCCCTGCTCGGCGCCTGGGGTTCCGCGACCCTGTCCGCCGGCAAGGTGTCTTTCTCCGCATACCAGGGATGGTTCGGTTTCTTCGTTCTGGCTCTGGGCTGCTACCTGTTCTGGGAGACCTCTCCTGCCGGTCAGGCCAAAAAGGTCAAGGCCAAGCAGGCCGCCCAGGCTTTTGAAGCCGCTGTGAAGGCCCAGAAGACCGGCGGCGGCCCCGCCCCGACCGGCGTCAAGATTCTCGGTATCACCTTTTCCAAGGTTCAGTTCACGTTCTGCGGCGTCGAGTTCAGCTTCAATCCCGTTCTGCCCGTGGTCGGCGGCGTCGTCATCTCCGCTCTGGCGGCCTTCCTGGGTGTCGGCGGCGGCTTTCTGCTGGTGCCCTTCCTGACCAGCATCACCCAGCTGCCCATGTACCTGGCTGCCGGCACCTCCGCCCTGGCCGTTCTGGTCAGCATGATCACCAGTATCCTGACCCTCATGACCAAGGGTACCCCCGTTGATTGGGTCCTGATCGGTACGGAAATGGTTGGCGTCGCCATCGGCTCCATTGTCGGCCCGCATACGTCCAAGTATTTTTCCGACAAGCTGCTGAAGCGTCTGTTCATCGTCCTTGCCTTCTATGTGGGCATTGACTATGTTTTGAAGGGTTTCTTTAACATCCGTGTTATCGAAATGCTGTTCGGCTAG
- the secF gene encoding protein translocase subunit SecF, with amino-acid sequence MSFEIIKRDTNIDFVGMRKYAYVLSAALLLAGFLSLLVKGGPQYGIDFAGGFNVQVKFSQSVELDKIRMALDSPALTGLVVQDFGDVGDNEVLLRASFSEQSANEVREAVESGLESAFPGVTHEIQRLEMVGPKVGADLREKALEAIFYAVLLIATYISGRFEQKWMVAGLMAAGLASVVYVLDLLNAPTSLSVIVATIAALVLCVVLRLKYALGAIVALIHDVMIPLGLFSLLNKDVDLTIIAALLTIVGYSLNDTIIIYDRIRENIRAKVSPSLDVVINKSVNQTMSRTLITAGTTFVAVFSLYIFGGGVIHDFALTMLVGVVAGTYSSVFVGAPILAFFKPRIDLEERVEQAAA; translated from the coding sequence ATGTCCTTTGAAATTATCAAACGCGACACAAACATCGACTTTGTCGGGATGCGTAAGTACGCGTATGTCCTTTCCGCCGCGCTGCTTCTGGCCGGGTTTCTGTCCCTTCTCGTCAAGGGCGGTCCACAATACGGCATCGATTTCGCCGGCGGCTTCAATGTTCAGGTCAAATTCAGTCAGTCCGTCGAACTGGACAAAATCCGCATGGCTCTCGACAGCCCTGCCCTGACGGGTCTTGTGGTCCAGGATTTCGGCGATGTCGGGGACAATGAGGTCCTGTTGCGCGCGTCCTTTTCCGAGCAGAGCGCCAATGAGGTCCGTGAAGCCGTTGAAAGCGGGCTTGAATCCGCCTTTCCCGGGGTGACCCATGAAATTCAGCGCCTGGAAATGGTCGGCCCCAAGGTGGGCGCAGATCTGCGGGAGAAAGCCCTGGAGGCTATCTTCTATGCGGTTCTGCTCATTGCCACCTACATATCCGGTCGTTTCGAGCAGAAGTGGATGGTCGCAGGCCTCATGGCCGCAGGCCTGGCTTCGGTCGTCTACGTTCTTGATCTGCTCAATGCGCCCACAAGCCTGTCCGTGATCGTGGCGACCATCGCCGCCCTGGTATTGTGTGTTGTGTTGCGGCTCAAATATGCTCTTGGGGCCATCGTAGCCCTCATCCATGACGTCATGATCCCGCTGGGGCTTTTCTCCTTGCTCAACAAGGATGTCGACCTGACCATCATCGCGGCACTCTTGACCATTGTCGGCTACTCCCTGAACGACACCATCATCATCTACGACCGCATCCGCGAAAATATCCGGGCCAAGGTTTCGCCGTCCCTTGACGTCGTCATCAACAAGTCGGTCAACCAGACCATGTCCCGCACGCTCATCACTGCCGGCACGACCTTTGTGGCGGTGTTTTCCCTGTATATCTTCGGTGGCGGGGTCATTCATGATTTTGCCTTGACCATGCTGGTCGGCGTGGTCGCCGGAACCTATTCGTCCGTTTTCGTGGGCGCTCCGATCCTGGCCTTCTTCAAGCCCCGCATCGATCTCGAAGAGCGTGTGGAACAGGCTGCGGCTTAA
- a CDS encoding 50S ribosomal protein L25, with translation MSEVTSLQLTPREERGKGPCSRLRSNGLVPGVFYNAKGENISFVVENLALGKAFEKVRYSKMIELQIEVDGQLQTRNALFKKLVKHPVKRRYDHVDFIGIDLDKEVQVTIPVETVGRAKGVVLGGKLEILEERVMVRCLPTAIPDSVVVEVTELEIGGKVLVDQLVLPEGVKAVYDRNFPVIAIQTARGAKTGEEE, from the coding sequence ATGTCTGAAGTCACAAGTTTGCAGTTAACGCCTCGTGAAGAAAGGGGAAAAGGCCCTTGCTCCCGTTTGCGTTCCAATGGTTTGGTTCCCGGCGTGTTCTACAATGCCAAGGGTGAAAACATCTCCTTTGTTGTAGAGAACCTGGCTTTGGGCAAGGCTTTCGAGAAGGTCCGCTACTCAAAGATGATTGAGTTGCAAATCGAAGTCGATGGTCAGTTGCAGACGCGCAACGCCCTGTTCAAGAAGCTTGTGAAGCACCCGGTCAAGCGTCGCTATGACCACGTGGACTTCATCGGCATCGATCTTGACAAGGAAGTGCAGGTCACCATTCCCGTCGAGACCGTCGGCCGCGCCAAGGGCGTCGTGCTGGGCGGCAAGCTCGAAATTCTGGAGGAGCGGGTCATGGTGCGTTGTCTGCCTACCGCCATTCCCGATTCCGTCGTTGTCGAGGTGACCGAGCTCGAGATCGGTGGCAAGGTGCTTGTCGATCAGCTCGTTCTGCCCGAAGGGGTCAAGGCCGTTTACGATCGCAACTTCCCCGTCATCGCGATTCAGACCGCTCGTGGCGCCAAGACCGGCGAAGAAGAATAG
- the yajC gene encoding preprotein translocase subunit YajC, with the protein MFFENLAHAMGQAPAAGGQPGNPLMTFMPLILMFVIFYFLLIRPQQKKQKEHKQMLENLTRGDRVVTAGGLYGRVVEAKEDVLTIDLGNDMHVQVGRGFISGLVPADGGVSKAKDKKK; encoded by the coding sequence ATGTTTTTTGAAAATCTCGCCCATGCCATGGGACAGGCCCCCGCGGCCGGAGGTCAGCCCGGCAATCCGCTGATGACCTTTATGCCCCTTATCTTGATGTTCGTGATCTTTTATTTTCTGCTTATCCGTCCGCAGCAGAAAAAACAGAAAGAGCACAAGCAGATGCTTGAGAACCTGACCCGTGGCGACCGCGTGGTCACCGCCGGTGGACTTTACGGCCGCGTGGTCGAGGCCAAGGAAGATGTCCTGACCATTGACCTCGGCAACGACATGCACGTGCAGGTCGGTCGTGGTTTCATTTCCGGTCTTGTCCCCGCCGACGGTGGCGTCAGCAAGGCCAAGGACAAGAAAAAGTAG
- the secD gene encoding protein translocase subunit SecD, producing the protein MGSLRWRALLAAFVIFLALIHVLPSIPSVRNSSLGALLPGDEIGLGLDLKGGIHLTLGVDLDAALSNAVTSIGQDLRLEAREKKILVLRPRLLDSRRLEFTLLKQEQRAELDELLGSRFATMQIISAEDGGNGQLRYVLGVTPDYVKYLQDLTMDQALKTIRNRIDQFGVAEPDIRKQQGNRIIVQLPGLDDPKRAINIIGRTAHLEFKLVDDGADVQAAVAGTVPAESELAYMQDKRGVSEVKTPIVLKSEVVLTGEYITDANVQFDSYGQAYVGMNFNARGSRIFEEVTGANIKKRLAIVLDGTVHSAPVIQDRIGGGRASITGQFTTEEAHDLAVVLRAGSLPAPVNILEERSVGPSLGQESIDKGMMAALIGGLMVVVFMSIYYRRAGLIAAFEIILDVFLILAGLAAFGATLTLPGIAGIILTLGMAVDANVLIYERIREELRHGESVAAAINNGFSRATQTIIDSNVTTIIAAVILYQFGTGPVRGFAVTLTLGILASMFTAIFVSRIFFDSWLARRQPGTQPSI; encoded by the coding sequence ATGGGTAGTTTACGCTGGAGGGCATTGCTTGCCGCGTTCGTGATTTTTTTGGCCTTGATACATGTCCTGCCCTCAATACCTTCGGTTCGGAATTCCTCGCTGGGGGCGCTGCTGCCGGGCGATGAAATCGGCCTTGGTCTTGACCTCAAAGGCGGGATCCATCTGACTCTGGGCGTCGACCTTGATGCCGCCCTGTCCAATGCCGTCACCAGCATTGGACAGGATCTGCGTCTTGAAGCCAGGGAAAAGAAAATTCTGGTCCTGCGTCCGCGTCTGCTGGACAGCCGCAGGCTTGAATTCACGCTGCTCAAGCAGGAACAGCGCGCAGAACTCGATGAGCTGCTTGGCAGCCGGTTTGCCACCATGCAGATCATATCCGCCGAGGATGGCGGAAATGGGCAGCTGCGCTACGTGCTCGGCGTCACCCCGGACTATGTGAAGTATCTCCAGGATCTGACCATGGATCAGGCCCTCAAAACCATCCGCAACCGCATCGACCAGTTCGGCGTGGCCGAACCCGATATCCGCAAGCAGCAGGGCAACCGCATCATCGTGCAGTTGCCTGGTCTTGACGATCCCAAGCGGGCCATCAACATCATCGGCCGCACCGCGCATCTGGAATTCAAGCTGGTCGACGACGGCGCCGATGTCCAGGCCGCCGTGGCCGGAACGGTTCCGGCGGAGAGCGAGCTGGCCTACATGCAGGACAAGCGGGGCGTCTCCGAAGTCAAAACGCCCATCGTGCTCAAATCCGAGGTCGTGCTGACCGGCGAGTACATCACCGACGCCAACGTGCAGTTCGATTCCTACGGACAGGCGTACGTGGGCATGAATTTCAATGCACGCGGCTCCCGTATTTTCGAAGAAGTGACCGGCGCGAATATCAAAAAGCGTCTGGCCATCGTCCTTGACGGCACGGTGCACTCGGCCCCCGTCATCCAGGACCGCATCGGCGGCGGCCGCGCATCCATCACCGGCCAGTTCACCACCGAAGAGGCGCATGACCTGGCCGTGGTGCTCAGGGCCGGTTCCCTGCCCGCTCCGGTGAACATTCTCGAAGAACGCTCGGTCGGTCCTTCCCTCGGACAGGAATCCATCGATAAAGGCATGATGGCCGCATTGATCGGCGGCCTGATGGTGGTGGTCTTCATGTCGATTTATTATCGCCGGGCCGGCCTCATTGCGGCTTTTGAGATCATCCTCGACGTTTTTCTCATCCTGGCCGGCCTTGCGGCATTTGGCGCCACGCTGACCCTGCCCGGCATCGCGGGCATTATCCTGACGCTCGGCATGGCGGTTGATGCCAACGTGCTCATCTACGAACGCATCCGTGAAGAACTCCGGCACGGCGAATCCGTGGCCGCAGCGATCAACAACGGCTTCAGCCGGGCGACCCAGACCATTATCGACTCCAACGTGACCACGATCATCGCCGCAGTCATCCTGTACCAGTTTGGCACGGGCCCGGTGCGCGGCTTCGCCGTCACCCTGACGCTCGGTATTCTGGCCTCCATGTTCACGGCCATCTTCGTGTCCCGTATCTTCTTCGACTCCTGGCTGGCCAGACGGCAGCCCGGCACCCAACCGAGCATTTAA
- a CDS encoding beta-barrel assembly-enhancing protease yields the protein MICVRGMRVRAIVLACLIALVFPGSTFSSFGEFTIRDELELARKFDLVIETRFPVIQDTRITGYVESLVDRLVAAMPPQPFPIKTTVVRNVALNAFASAAGHITIFTGLIANMDSEDELASVIAHELAHVSERHIAKSIEKSQLVGAGSLLGILAGVLVGSQGGGDGAGALVLGSVAGARAMQLKYTRENEKDADQYGLGYLVDAGFSPSGMTSAFNKIRKLQWLGGGGDVPSYLSTHPGMDDRVVYMQERIARLPENVRDRSSDNASFERVKLLVQAWYTDPSTAKAIFTSAEKSACPVVLGEAIALSRLHQIEAAKARFEDALACNPREPLWMREYGRFAFEYGNLETAVKYLQEVVLRDPDDLFALFFYARAVAEQGNHAASVSAMERVLRAVPRDAEVLEYLARYQAATGRAFEAHLNFAKSFAYKRKFSKYDFHMQKSEVLAQSAPQQEQLRAVREEIAEFREILGI from the coding sequence GTGATTTGTGTCCGGGGCATGCGCGTGCGGGCGATAGTCCTTGCCTGCCTGATCGCCCTGGTGTTTCCCGGTTCGACCTTTTCAAGTTTTGGCGAATTCACCATTCGCGACGAACTGGAGCTTGCGCGCAAGTTCGATCTGGTCATCGAGACCCGCTTTCCCGTGATCCAGGACACCCGGATCACCGGTTACGTGGAGTCTCTGGTCGATCGTCTCGTCGCCGCCATGCCTCCTCAGCCCTTTCCCATCAAGACGACTGTTGTCCGAAATGTCGCCCTGAATGCTTTTGCCTCGGCGGCAGGGCATATCACGATTTTCACGGGACTGATCGCCAACATGGACAGCGAGGACGAACTTGCCAGCGTCATCGCCCATGAGCTGGCCCATGTCTCCGAGCGGCACATCGCCAAATCCATTGAAAAGAGCCAGTTGGTCGGGGCCGGGTCCCTGCTCGGGATTCTGGCGGGCGTGCTGGTCGGCTCCCAGGGAGGCGGCGATGGCGCCGGAGCCCTGGTGCTTGGGTCCGTGGCCGGGGCAAGGGCCATGCAACTGAAATACACCCGCGAAAACGAGAAGGACGCGGACCAATACGGGCTCGGCTACCTCGTCGATGCGGGCTTTTCTCCGTCGGGCATGACCAGCGCCTTCAACAAAATCCGGAAATTGCAGTGGCTTGGCGGCGGGGGGGATGTCCCCTCGTATCTGTCCACGCATCCGGGCATGGATGACCGCGTGGTCTATATGCAGGAGCGCATCGCCCGCTTGCCGGAGAACGTGCGGGATCGCTCTTCCGACAATGCGTCTTTCGAGCGTGTCAAGCTGCTGGTACAGGCCTGGTATACGGATCCGAGCACCGCCAAAGCCATATTCACGTCCGCTGAAAAATCCGCATGCCCGGTTGTGCTGGGTGAAGCCATCGCCCTCAGCAGGCTGCACCAGATTGAGGCGGCCAAGGCCCGCTTTGAAGATGCGCTGGCCTGCAATCCCCGTGAGCCGTTATGGATGCGTGAATATGGGCGATTCGCTTTCGAGTACGGAAACCTCGAAACCGCAGTCAAATATTTGCAGGAAGTTGTGCTGCGCGACCCGGACGATCTTTTTGCGCTCTTTTTTTATGCGCGGGCCGTGGCCGAGCAGGGGAATCATGCCGCCAGCGTTTCAGCCATGGAGAGAGTGCTGAGGGCCGTCCCCCGCGATGCCGAAGTTCTGGAGTACCTGGCCCGCTATCAGGCGGCCACTGGTCGCGCTTTCGAGGCGCACTTGAATTTCGCCAAGTCCTTTGCGTATAAGAGAAAATTCAGCAAATACGACTTTCATATGCAAAAATCCGAAGTGTTGGCCCAATCTGCCCCGCAGCAGGAGCAACTGCGCGCGGTGCGCGAGGAAATAGCCGAGTTTCGGGAGATTTTGGGGATCTAG
- the rho gene encoding transcription termination factor Rho produces MNLSELKTKSMSELMDIAGEYQIENMSGLRKQELIFALLQACASQNGSIFGEGVLEILPDGFGFLRSPMYSYMPGPDDIYVSPSQIRRFGLRTGDVISGQIRPPKEGERYFALLRVKEICFREPEEAKRIVLFDNLTPIYPDEQFRLENGDKNYSARILDLMTPIGKGQRALIVAPPRTGKTMLMQSIANSISVNHPDAYLIVLLIDERPEEVTDMERTVRAEVISSTFDEPPQRHVQVAEMVLEKAKRLVERKVDVVVLLDSITRLGRAYNATTPSSGRVLSGGLDANALQRPKRFFGAARNIEEGGSLTIISTALVDTGSRMDEVIFEEFKGTGNSDIYLDRHLSDKRVFPAIDLNRSGTRKEELLLAPDVLNKVWILRRIMASMNSVDSMDFLLDKMRGTKSNKDFLDMMNS; encoded by the coding sequence ATGAATCTTTCTGAGTTGAAAACCAAGTCCATGTCCGAACTTATGGACATTGCCGGCGAGTATCAGATTGAAAATATGAGCGGTCTGCGCAAGCAGGAGCTTATTTTCGCCCTGCTTCAGGCCTGCGCTTCCCAAAACGGTTCCATTTTCGGCGAGGGCGTACTCGAAATCCTGCCCGACGGCTTTGGTTTTCTGCGCTCGCCCATGTACAGCTACATGCCGGGCCCGGACGATATTTACGTCTCGCCCTCGCAGATCAGGCGTTTCGGACTGCGCACCGGTGACGTCATCTCCGGCCAGATCCGTCCGCCCAAGGAAGGGGAGCGTTACTTCGCGCTGCTGCGGGTCAAGGAGATCTGCTTCCGCGAACCCGAGGAAGCCAAGCGCATTGTTCTTTTCGACAACCTCACCCCCATCTATCCCGACGAGCAGTTCCGGCTGGAAAACGGTGACAAGAACTACTCCGCCCGCATCCTCGACCTCATGACCCCCATAGGCAAGGGCCAGCGCGCTCTGATTGTTGCCCCGCCGCGCACCGGCAAGACCATGCTGATGCAGTCCATCGCCAACTCCATCAGCGTCAACCACCCCGACGCCTATCTCATCGTGCTGCTGATCGACGAGCGACCCGAGGAAGTCACGGACATGGAGCGCACGGTCAGGGCCGAGGTTATCAGCTCCACCTTTGACGAACCGCCGCAGCGGCATGTGCAGGTGGCCGAGATGGTGCTCGAAAAGGCCAAGCGCCTGGTTGAGCGCAAGGTCGACGTGGTGGTTCTGCTTGACTCCATCACCCGTTTGGGCCGTGCCTACAATGCGACCACCCCTTCTTCGGGCCGGGTTCTGTCCGGCGGTCTGGACGCCAACGCCCTGCAGCGGCCCAAACGCTTTTTCGGCGCGGCCCGCAACATCGAAGAGGGCGGCAGCCTGACCATCATCTCCACCGCCCTGGTCGATACCGGCTCGCGCATGGACGAGGTCATCTTCGAGGAATTCAAGGGCACGGGCAACTCGGACATCTATCTTGATCGTCATCTGTCCGACAAGCGCGTCTTCCCGGCCATCGATCTCAATCGTTCCGGCACCCGCAAGGAAGAGCTGCTGCTTGCGCCCGATGTTTTGAACAAGGTTTGGATCCTGCGCCGTATCATGGCCTCCATGAATTCCGTGGACAGCATGGATTTTCTGTTGGACAAAATGCGCGGCACCAAGAGCAACAAGGATTTTCTGGACATGATGAATTCCTGA
- the nadE gene encoding NAD(+) synthase, producing the protein MAALPRMECPRDADFDLWLELLAIKPSEQLLDALGDFLQEYLNASGLKAYVMGLSGGIDSSFLAALLYHRRIPYLGFCLPIATNTPEETARGLSVARAYGNPPQGASFAHLQDFTALYQKISSTFAGICPNSTPVAEGNLKARTRMLFLYHMAQIHGGCVLSTDQLDELLTGFWTLHGDVGDVSPIQLIPKSVEYDLARMLCARLSDPAPLQAAIEAVPTDGLGISRSDLDQLGAESYAQVEDLFREYFQLRLREHDSALSEAEALRRAELEQTGPVRRFLLSGFKRGGAVLVDPRRAVS; encoded by the coding sequence ATGGCTGCCTTGCCCCGCATGGAATGTCCGCGCGACGCTGATTTTGATTTGTGGCTTGAGCTGCTTGCCATCAAGCCGTCGGAACAGCTTCTGGATGCCTTGGGCGATTTTTTGCAAGAATACCTGAATGCTTCAGGTCTGAAGGCGTATGTCATGGGACTGTCCGGTGGGATCGATTCATCCTTCCTCGCGGCCTTGCTCTATCATCGACGCATTCCATACCTTGGCTTTTGTCTGCCCATCGCCACCAACACCCCCGAAGAGACCGCCCGGGGACTGAGCGTGGCCCGGGCCTACGGCAACCCTCCCCAGGGCGCTTCGTTTGCGCATCTTCAGGATTTCACCGCGCTCTATCAAAAGATCTCAAGCACCTTCGCAGGCATCTGTCCCAATTCCACCCCGGTGGCCGAAGGCAATCTGAAAGCCCGCACCCGCATGCTCTTTCTCTATCATATGGCCCAGATTCATGGCGGATGTGTCCTCTCCACGGACCAGCTTGACGAACTGCTGACAGGCTTCTGGACCCTGCATGGCGATGTGGGAGATGTCAGCCCCATTCAGCTTATACCCAAGAGCGTCGAATACGACCTAGCCCGCATGCTCTGCGCGCGGCTGTCCGATCCCGCGCCCCTGCAGGCGGCCATAGAGGCCGTGCCCACGGATGGGCTCGGCATCAGCCGGTCCGATCTGGACCAGCTTGGGGCCGAGTCCTATGCCCAGGTCGAAGACCTCTTCCGGGAATATTTTCAGTTGCGTCTGAGGGAGCACGATTCCGCGCTTTCCGAGGCCGAAGCGCTGCGCCGGGCGGAGCTTGAACAGACCGGGCCAGTGCGGCGTTTCCTGCTCAGCGGCTTCAAGAGGGGCGGAGCGGTGCTGGTGGATCCACGGAGGGCCGTGTCGTGA
- a CDS encoding CarD family transcriptional regulator: MFSVDELVVYPAQGVGKVERIETQEIGGVATELIIVRILSNNVTLMVPVKNARNVGLRGVYTPEQADEIRVYLQDRTDFTGYSGQNWNRRYREYSEKLKSSDLRDVAYVLKELILIGKDKELSFGERRLLEQAMGLISLELSFALKQDQAEVKKSIEDLFADILHAKDAENEAEVD, encoded by the coding sequence GTGTTTTCAGTTGATGAACTTGTCGTCTATCCCGCTCAGGGGGTCGGTAAGGTCGAAAGGATTGAGACCCAGGAGATCGGCGGCGTTGCCACTGAACTGATCATCGTGCGTATATTAAGCAATAACGTCACCTTGATGGTTCCCGTGAAAAACGCCCGCAATGTCGGACTGCGTGGTGTCTATACTCCTGAGCAGGCAGATGAGATTCGCGTCTACCTCCAAGACAGAACCGATTTTACAGGTTATTCCGGCCAGAACTGGAATCGTCGCTATCGCGAGTATTCCGAAAAACTTAAAAGCAGCGATTTGCGTGATGTCGCATACGTGCTTAAAGAACTCATCCTCATCGGCAAGGACAAGGAACTGTCCTTTGGCGAACGACGTTTGCTGGAGCAGGCCATGGGGCTCATCTCCCTTGAGCTGTCCTTTGCCTTGAAGCAGGATCAGGCCGAGGTGAAGAAGTCCATTGAAGACTTGTTTGCCGATATTCTGCATGCCAAGGACGCAGAAAATGAAGCCGAGGTTGATTAG
- the pth gene encoding aminoacyl-tRNA hydrolase — MTYEGLIVGLGNPGTKYARTRHNFGFMLADHLLEHWAGQPGTACTARSGRLNAQLWDVSEDYGARRWIVAKPLTFMNLSGQVVGELSRKNEIPADRILVAHDELDLALGTVRLKFSGGLAGHNGLKSVAAHLGTRDFARIRLGIGRPEGSEAMADYVLRSFMPAEWEQVAQALGIARDAVLHYCSEGLTAATSRLHSR; from the coding sequence ATGACATATGAAGGCCTGATAGTAGGTCTGGGCAATCCGGGCACAAAGTACGCCCGGACCCGGCACAATTTCGGTTTCATGCTCGCGGATCATCTGCTCGAGCACTGGGCCGGTCAGCCCGGGACTGCCTGTACCGCCCGTAGCGGGCGCTTGAACGCACAGCTGTGGGACGTCAGCGAAGACTACGGGGCGCGGCGCTGGATCGTCGCCAAGCCGTTGACCTTCATGAACCTGAGCGGTCAGGTCGTGGGGGAACTCAGCAGAAAAAACGAGATTCCCGCGGACCGCATTCTCGTCGCCCACGACGAACTCGATCTCGCGCTCGGCACGGTGCGTCTCAAGTTTTCAGGCGGACTGGCCGGTCACAATGGACTCAAATCCGTGGCCGCGCATCTGGGTACCCGGGATTTCGCCCGGATTCGTCTGGGGATCGGGCGCCCGGAGGGCAGCGAGGCCATGGCCGATTACGTGCTGCGCTCCTTTATGCCGGCCGAATGGGAGCAGGTCGCCCAGGCTCTGGGCATCGCGCGCGACGCGGTACTGCATTATTGCAGTGAAGGTTTGACAGCGGCCACAAGCCGTCTTCACTCTCGCTGA